One stretch of Burkholderia oklahomensis C6786 DNA includes these proteins:
- a CDS encoding HlyD family secretion protein — MPTWMTALREQKTPRKLTRGTTFGTVINGVVDVPVSMRFFCYLSIAMFAMFVVALVRLTYANTESVMGMLTPRTGLIGVGAPPGWAVRELYVAKDQHVKAGQKLLSVTRDTSFVSQANNVQGMRESIKRQRVEVDQQMDAAKLEYQSTIEQIKQQIAALSESRALIDKQIQDQKRIVSEYQERRDRVKQLLNEQVVTLEQYNQVNTQYLQAGQAYQDLMLRKADLVKNAMKLRGDLETVQSKYDGSNAELKIKQEELNSKEYNIDESVNQVLYAPADGQIVRLDVVQGSVIDPPGTRVVEILPAKADGMIAELYIPSSKAGFIKPGQEVKLAYGSYPVEKFGTYRGKLVSVSPVAFTAKELNLPADAGSPQTYFKSWVDLADRKPAFEGSPLALKAGMTLRADIVLEKRSLLEWLFEPLYRIRQRMFGTPA; from the coding sequence ATGCCTACCTGGATGACCGCCCTGAGAGAGCAGAAGACGCCGCGCAAGCTGACGCGCGGCACGACGTTCGGCACCGTGATCAACGGCGTCGTCGACGTGCCGGTGTCGATGCGCTTCTTCTGCTATCTGTCGATCGCGATGTTCGCGATGTTCGTCGTCGCGCTCGTCCGTCTGACGTATGCGAACACCGAGAGCGTGATGGGCATGCTGACGCCGCGCACGGGCTTGATCGGCGTCGGCGCGCCGCCCGGATGGGCGGTGCGCGAGTTGTACGTCGCGAAGGACCAGCACGTGAAAGCCGGGCAGAAGCTCCTGAGCGTCACGCGCGACACGAGCTTCGTGTCGCAGGCGAACAACGTGCAGGGGATGCGCGAGTCGATCAAGCGGCAGCGCGTCGAGGTCGATCAGCAAATGGACGCGGCGAAGCTCGAATACCAGTCGACCATCGAGCAGATCAAGCAGCAGATCGCCGCGCTGTCGGAGAGCCGCGCGCTCATCGACAAGCAGATCCAGGACCAGAAGCGGATCGTGTCCGAATACCAGGAACGGCGCGACCGCGTGAAGCAGCTGCTGAACGAACAGGTCGTCACGCTCGAGCAGTACAACCAGGTGAACACGCAGTACCTGCAGGCGGGCCAGGCGTATCAGGACCTGATGCTGCGCAAGGCCGATCTCGTGAAGAACGCGATGAAGCTGCGCGGCGATCTCGAAACGGTGCAGAGCAAGTACGACGGCTCGAACGCCGAGCTGAAGATCAAGCAGGAAGAGCTGAACTCGAAGGAATACAACATCGACGAGAGCGTCAACCAGGTGCTGTACGCGCCTGCCGACGGGCAGATCGTGCGGCTCGACGTCGTGCAGGGCAGCGTGATCGATCCGCCCGGCACGCGCGTCGTCGAGATCCTGCCCGCGAAGGCGGACGGAATGATCGCCGAGCTGTACATCCCGTCGTCGAAGGCGGGGTTCATCAAGCCCGGCCAGGAAGTGAAGCTCGCCTACGGCAGCTATCCGGTCGAGAAGTTCGGCACCTATCGCGGCAAGCTGGTGTCGGTGTCGCCCGTCGCGTTCACCGCGAAGGAACTGAACCTGCCCGCCGACGCGGGCTCGCCGCAGACCTACTTCAAGAGCTGGGTCGACCTCGCCGACCGCAAGCCGGCGTTCGAAGGCTCGCCGCTCGCGCTGAAGGCCGGGATGACGCTGCGGGCGGACATCGTGCTCGAGAAGCGCAGCTTGCTCGAATGGCTGTTCGAACCGCTGTATCGAATCCGGCAGCGGATGTTCGGTACGCCCGCGTGA
- a CDS encoding OmpW/AlkL family protein yields MGDKHRRQRARRGWRAPVSCWLGATLLACAWSAHAQDSGAARWRDGADGIGFFPGGDAPGFDASAWGAVPGGARREAAGAASPAAASGAAADGAAASAPSAAFAADPNEPRPRKLTEEKITLGQRAAPPPGALRARAEGDDGIGFADAPGGSSADGASATAACGDGLCAPDSGAPQRPPADASPRFIAGVRYDRMPYELHPIDPEMLPDLPEAQGQTLLEQLQGDDSNMIGVGWHYVLSTGRSTPVTTSTAALGIGSFVNPGSAVSISNANTFAFTFTHFFGEHVAAEIVGGIPPELTMRGHGSIGLPFDKIFPGVPGRLPLVDLGNTQSNPLGTTRAWLASTVFKYYLGKREDRFRPYVGLGISYTRFTNSNLNPVFANKLVSLGGLLSAGISLGELQSLLTDPGALDRLLQAGANLVLPNGVRATASVKSTWTPVFVVGANYQLTRQLSLSTALSYIPLKAAITLNINDTKRILASDTTTLSANVLLCTMLLNYRF; encoded by the coding sequence ATGGGTGACAAGCATCGCCGTCAACGAGCGCGCCGTGGCTGGCGCGCCCCGGTGTCCTGCTGGCTCGGCGCGACGCTGCTCGCGTGCGCGTGGTCCGCGCACGCGCAGGACAGCGGCGCGGCGAGATGGCGCGACGGCGCGGACGGCATCGGCTTCTTTCCGGGCGGCGACGCGCCGGGCTTCGACGCGAGCGCGTGGGGGGCGGTGCCGGGCGGCGCGCGGCGGGAGGCGGCCGGCGCCGCGTCGCCGGCCGCGGCGAGCGGCGCGGCGGCCGATGGGGCAGCCGCATCGGCCCCATCGGCCGCATTCGCCGCGGACCCGAATGAGCCGCGTCCGCGCAAGCTCACCGAAGAAAAGATCACGCTCGGCCAGCGCGCCGCGCCGCCGCCGGGCGCACTGCGCGCGCGCGCCGAAGGCGACGACGGCATCGGCTTCGCCGACGCGCCGGGCGGTTCGTCGGCGGACGGCGCGTCGGCGACGGCCGCGTGCGGCGACGGCCTGTGCGCGCCGGACAGCGGCGCGCCGCAGCGCCCGCCCGCCGACGCGTCGCCGCGCTTCATCGCCGGCGTGCGCTACGACCGAATGCCGTACGAGCTGCATCCGATCGACCCGGAGATGCTGCCCGATCTGCCGGAGGCGCAGGGCCAGACGCTCCTCGAGCAGTTGCAGGGCGACGACAGCAACATGATCGGGGTCGGCTGGCACTACGTGCTGTCGACGGGACGCTCGACGCCCGTGACGACGTCGACGGCGGCGCTCGGGATCGGCAGCTTCGTGAATCCGGGCTCCGCCGTGTCGATCAGCAACGCGAACACGTTTGCGTTCACGTTCACGCATTTCTTCGGCGAGCACGTCGCGGCCGAGATCGTCGGCGGGATCCCGCCCGAGCTGACGATGCGCGGCCACGGCAGCATCGGCCTGCCGTTCGACAAGATTTTCCCGGGCGTGCCGGGCCGGCTGCCGCTCGTCGATCTCGGCAACACGCAGAGCAATCCGCTCGGCACGACGCGCGCGTGGCTCGCGTCGACCGTGTTCAAGTATTACCTCGGCAAGCGCGAAGACCGGTTCCGGCCATACGTCGGCCTCGGCATCAGCTACACGCGCTTCACGAACTCGAACCTGAACCCCGTGTTCGCCAACAAGCTCGTGTCGCTCGGCGGCCTGCTGTCGGCGGGCATCTCGCTCGGCGAGCTGCAATCGCTGCTCACCGATCCGGGCGCGCTCGATCGTCTGCTGCAGGCGGGCGCGAATCTGGTCCTGCCGAATGGCGTCCGGGCGACGGCGAGCGTGAAGAGCACATGGACGCCCGTTTTCGTCGTCGGCGCGAACTATCAGCTGACGCGCCAGTTGTCGCTGTCGACGGCGCTCTCGTACATTCCGCTCAAGGCGGCGATCACGCTCAACATCAACGATACGAAGCGGATACTCGCGTCGGACACGACGACGCTTTCCGCGAACGTCCTGCTTTGCACGATGCTGCTCAATTACCGGTTCTGA
- the ppk2 gene encoding polyphosphate kinase 2 gives MSEKDTRRDTAPLHERQRRFEEDLVDAYDEELEMELDDRRFDDESLFSAERREARKHYFRELFRMQGELVKLQDWVVSTGHRLVVIFEGRDAAGKGGVIKRITQRLNPRVCRVAALPAPSNRERTQWYFQRYVAHLPAGGEIVLFDRSWYNRAGVERVMNFCTDDEHEEFYRSVPEFEKMLARSGIQIVKYWFSITDDEQEMRFQNRIDDPLKQWKLSPMDLESRRRWEAYTAAKEEMLMRTHIPEAPWWVVQAVDKKRARLNCMHHLLSLVPYYEIERDPVHLPQREHHDDYIRRPVPADMIVPEIY, from the coding sequence ATGAGCGAGAAGGACACGCGGCGCGACACGGCGCCGTTGCATGAGCGGCAGCGCCGCTTCGAGGAGGATCTCGTCGACGCGTACGACGAAGAGCTCGAGATGGAGCTCGACGACCGTCGCTTCGACGACGAGTCGCTTTTTTCCGCCGAGCGCCGCGAGGCGCGCAAGCACTATTTCCGCGAGCTGTTCCGCATGCAGGGCGAGCTCGTGAAGCTGCAGGACTGGGTCGTGAGCACCGGGCACCGGCTCGTCGTGATCTTCGAGGGGCGCGACGCGGCGGGCAAGGGCGGCGTGATCAAGCGCATCACGCAGCGGCTGAATCCGCGCGTGTGCCGGGTCGCCGCGCTGCCGGCGCCGAGCAACCGCGAGCGCACGCAATGGTATTTCCAGCGCTACGTCGCGCACCTGCCCGCGGGCGGCGAGATCGTGCTGTTCGACCGGAGCTGGTACAACCGCGCGGGCGTCGAGCGCGTGATGAACTTCTGCACCGACGATGAGCACGAAGAGTTCTACCGGTCGGTGCCGGAATTCGAGAAGATGCTCGCGCGCAGCGGGATCCAGATCGTCAAGTACTGGTTCTCGATCACCGACGACGAGCAGGAGATGCGCTTCCAGAACCGCATCGACGATCCGCTCAAGCAATGGAAGCTGAGCCCGATGGATCTCGAGAGCCGGCGCCGCTGGGAGGCGTATACGGCGGCGAAGGAGGAGATGCTGATGCGCACGCACATTCCCGAGGCGCCGTGGTGGGTCGTGCAGGCGGTCGACAAGAAGCGCGCGCGGCTCAACTGCATGCACCATCTGCTGAGCCTCGTGCCGTACTACGAGATCGAGCGCGATCCGGTGCATCTGCCGCAGCGAGAGCATCACGACGACTACATCCGGCGTCCGGTGCCGGCGGATATGATTGTTCCGGAGATTTACTGA
- the ilvA gene encoding threonine ammonia-lyase, biosynthetic codes for MQSADAVTETPEARTPDAAATIAVHAGALDDYLKLILNARVYDVARETALECARNLSARVRNTVWLKREDTQPVFSFKIRGAYNKMAHLSADALARGVITASAGNHAQGVALAAARLGVKATIVVPQTAPQVKVDAVRAHGGAFVEVVQAGESYSDAYAHALRLRQRDGLAFIPAFDDPYVIAGQGTVAKEVLHRHSGPIHAIFVPIGGGSLAAGVAAYVKAVRPEIKVIGVQTDDSCAMKRSLEAGARVELPEVGLFSDGTAVKLVGMETFRLCTAYLDDVVTVDTDALCAAIKDVFQDTRSVLEPAGALAVAGAKLYAAREGIDGETLVAVTSGANMNFDRMRFVAERAEVGEAREAVFAVTLPEARGSFRKFCALLGERSVTEFNYRIADARTAHIFVGVQIKHRGESAAIAASFAAHGFDTVDLSGDELAKQHVRHMVGGRSPLARDERLFRFEFPERPGALMKFLAAMAPDWNISLFHYRHQGGDASSILVGLQVPHADGAAFDRFLATLGYPFREETGNPAYRLFLG; via the coding sequence ATGCAGTCAGCCGACGCTGTTACGGAAACCCCCGAAGCCCGCACGCCCGACGCAGCCGCGACGATCGCGGTCCACGCGGGCGCACTCGACGATTACCTGAAGCTGATTCTGAACGCGCGCGTCTACGACGTCGCGCGCGAGACGGCGCTCGAGTGCGCGCGGAACCTGTCGGCGCGCGTGCGCAACACCGTCTGGCTCAAGCGCGAGGACACGCAGCCGGTGTTCTCGTTCAAGATTCGCGGCGCGTACAACAAGATGGCGCATCTATCCGCCGACGCGCTCGCGCGCGGCGTGATCACCGCATCGGCGGGCAATCACGCGCAGGGCGTCGCGCTCGCGGCGGCGCGGCTCGGCGTGAAGGCGACGATCGTCGTGCCGCAGACGGCGCCGCAGGTGAAGGTCGATGCGGTGCGCGCGCACGGCGGCGCGTTCGTCGAAGTCGTGCAGGCGGGCGAGTCGTACAGCGACGCGTATGCGCACGCGCTGCGCCTGCGGCAGCGCGACGGGCTCGCGTTCATTCCGGCGTTCGACGATCCGTACGTGATCGCCGGGCAGGGCACGGTCGCGAAGGAAGTGCTGCATCGGCATTCGGGGCCGATCCATGCGATCTTCGTGCCGATCGGCGGCGGCAGCCTGGCCGCGGGCGTTGCGGCATACGTGAAGGCGGTGCGGCCGGAGATCAAGGTGATCGGCGTGCAGACCGACGATTCGTGCGCGATGAAGCGCTCGCTCGAAGCGGGCGCGCGCGTCGAGCTGCCCGAGGTGGGCCTCTTCTCCGACGGCACCGCGGTGAAGCTCGTCGGCATGGAGACGTTCCGGCTCTGCACCGCGTATCTCGACGACGTCGTGACGGTCGACACCGACGCGCTCTGCGCGGCGATCAAGGACGTGTTCCAGGACACCCGCAGCGTGCTCGAGCCGGCGGGCGCGCTCGCGGTCGCGGGCGCGAAGCTGTATGCGGCGCGCGAGGGGATCGACGGCGAGACGCTCGTCGCGGTCACGTCCGGCGCGAACATGAACTTCGACCGGATGCGCTTCGTCGCCGAGCGCGCGGAGGTGGGCGAGGCGCGCGAGGCGGTGTTCGCGGTGACGCTGCCCGAAGCGCGCGGCAGTTTCCGCAAATTCTGCGCGCTGCTCGGCGAACGCAGCGTGACCGAGTTCAACTACCGGATCGCCGACGCGCGCACGGCGCACATCTTCGTCGGCGTGCAGATCAAGCACCGCGGCGAGTCGGCCGCGATCGCGGCGAGCTTCGCCGCGCACGGCTTCGACACCGTCGATCTGAGCGGCGACGAGCTCGCGAAGCAGCACGTGAGGCACATGGTCGGCGGCCGGTCGCCGCTCGCGCGCGACGAGCGGCTGTTCCGCTTCGAATTCCCCGAGCGGCCGGGCGCGCTGATGAAGTTCCTGGCCGCGATGGCGCCGGACTGGAACATCAGCCTGTTCCATTACCGCCATCAGGGCGGCGACGCGAGCTCGATCCTCGTCGGCCTGCAAGTGCCGCACGCGGACGGCGCGGCGTTCGATCGCTTTCTCGCGACGCTCGGCTATCCGTTTCGCGAGGAAACCGGCAATCCCGCTTATCGACTGTTTCTCGGCTGA
- a CDS encoding TetR/AcrR family transcriptional regulator: MARTTRTDWIAAGLAALDDEGARGISADRLARRLGVTRGAFYHHFGSRKAFVQALLAEWETTYTTQAIALLQRDGPPERALDRYLAAASQMNPRREAAIRTWSLHEPLVAEFQRRADRARLAAAHAFCRQTLRSEEDAALFAQVSYLCFVGAQQSALPMGPDDFTTLFRALLALGRRLPAAGEDESDAKTGAAPAPARRAKRREARRPGNERQPRNSR, from the coding sequence ATGGCAAGAACGACACGAACGGATTGGATCGCGGCGGGCCTCGCCGCGCTCGACGACGAAGGCGCGCGAGGCATCTCGGCCGACCGGCTCGCGCGCCGCCTGGGTGTGACGCGCGGCGCGTTCTACCATCACTTCGGCAGCCGCAAGGCGTTCGTTCAGGCGCTGCTCGCCGAATGGGAGACGACCTACACGACGCAGGCGATCGCGCTGCTGCAACGCGACGGGCCACCCGAGCGCGCGCTCGACCGCTATCTCGCCGCGGCGTCGCAGATGAACCCGCGCCGCGAGGCGGCGATCCGGACGTGGTCGCTGCACGAGCCGCTCGTCGCCGAATTCCAGCGCCGCGCCGACCGTGCCCGGCTCGCCGCCGCGCACGCGTTCTGCCGGCAGACGCTGCGCAGCGAAGAAGATGCCGCGCTGTTCGCGCAGGTGTCCTACCTGTGCTTCGTCGGCGCGCAGCAAAGCGCGCTGCCGATGGGCCCGGACGATTTCACGACGCTGTTCCGCGCGCTGCTCGCGCTCGGCAGGCGGCTGCCCGCCGCCGGCGAAGACGAAAGCGATGCGAAGACCGGCGCCGCCCCCGCGCCGGCACGCCGGGCGAAGCGGCGTGAAGCGCGCCGGCCAGGCAACGAACGTCAGCCGAGAAACAGTCGATAA
- a CDS encoding DMT family transporter, which yields MSARMHAAFTALLAAALFGATTPLAKTLLGSLTPFMVAGLFYLGSGVGLAAFMLIRRLARGASASQAGQSRLPLAELPWLAGAVAAGGVAGPALLMLGLATTPAATSALLLNLEGVFTAVIAWVVFRENVDAQIFAGMVAIVAGGVLLSWHPGAAGVPLGALLVAAACACWAIDNNLTRKVSTHDAATIACIKGLVAGSVNLGIALALGAKPPAVSVTAAAMLTGFAGYGVSLVLFVVALRNLGTARTGAYFSVAPLFGVGLSLALWPEWPPLSFWAAAALMAIGIWLHLRERHEHPHTHDTLEHNHRHRHDEHHRHTHDFDWDGTEPHTHPHRHAPITHTHAHFPDIHHRHSH from the coding sequence ATGTCCGCACGCATGCACGCGGCTTTCACCGCCCTCCTCGCCGCCGCGCTGTTCGGCGCCACCACGCCGCTCGCGAAGACGCTGCTCGGCTCGCTCACGCCGTTCATGGTCGCCGGCCTCTTCTATCTCGGCAGCGGCGTCGGCCTCGCCGCGTTCATGCTGATTCGCCGGCTCGCGCGCGGCGCAAGCGCATCGCAGGCCGGGCAGTCGCGGCTGCCGCTCGCCGAGCTCCCGTGGCTCGCGGGCGCGGTCGCGGCAGGCGGCGTCGCGGGCCCCGCGCTGCTGATGCTCGGCCTCGCGACGACGCCCGCCGCGACGAGCGCGCTGCTGCTGAATCTCGAAGGCGTGTTCACCGCGGTGATCGCGTGGGTCGTGTTCCGCGAGAACGTCGATGCGCAGATCTTCGCCGGCATGGTCGCGATCGTCGCGGGCGGCGTGCTGCTGTCGTGGCATCCGGGCGCGGCGGGCGTGCCGCTCGGCGCGCTGCTCGTCGCGGCCGCATGCGCGTGCTGGGCGATCGACAACAACCTGACGCGCAAGGTCTCGACCCACGACGCCGCGACGATCGCCTGCATCAAGGGGCTCGTCGCGGGCTCGGTCAATCTCGGGATCGCGCTTGCGCTCGGCGCGAAGCCGCCCGCCGTCTCCGTAACCGCCGCCGCGATGCTGACGGGCTTCGCCGGCTACGGCGTGAGCCTCGTGCTGTTCGTCGTCGCGCTGCGCAACCTCGGCACCGCGCGCACCGGCGCGTATTTCTCGGTCGCGCCGCTGTTCGGCGTCGGGCTGTCGCTCGCGCTGTGGCCCGAATGGCCGCCGCTGTCGTTCTGGGCGGCCGCGGCGCTGATGGCGATCGGCATCTGGCTGCATCTGCGCGAACGGCACGAACATCCGCACACGCACGACACGCTCGAGCACAACCACCGGCATCGTCACGACGAGCATCATCGGCACACGCACGACTTCGACTGGGACGGCACCGAGCCGCACACGCATCCGCATCGGCACGCACCGATCACGCATACGCACGCGCACTTCCCGGATATACATCACCGGCACTCGCACTGA
- a CDS encoding IMPACT family protein encodes MTYTLAARYTRELEIRKSRFIAYAIPVEDRDAAMAELQRLRAEHPSATHVCWALLAGGQSGMSDDGEPSGTAGRPILEVLRHHDLDGVLGAVVRYFGGVKLGAGGLVRAYTDAIAATLLDAERVERIAYARLAIEVGYPDEARVRRWIEHEGRDLVDSAYGMTVKLVIRLPATAVDAARDTLFDLTQGRAGFPSAD; translated from the coding sequence ATGACCTACACGCTCGCCGCCCGCTACACGCGCGAACTCGAAATCCGCAAGAGCCGCTTCATCGCTTACGCAATCCCGGTCGAAGACCGCGACGCGGCGATGGCCGAATTGCAACGCCTGCGCGCCGAGCATCCGAGCGCAACGCACGTCTGCTGGGCGCTGCTCGCGGGCGGCCAGTCCGGGATGTCGGACGACGGCGAGCCGTCCGGCACCGCCGGCCGGCCGATTCTCGAGGTGCTGCGCCATCACGATCTCGACGGCGTGCTCGGGGCGGTCGTCCGCTACTTCGGCGGCGTGAAGCTCGGCGCGGGCGGCCTCGTGCGCGCGTACACCGACGCGATCGCCGCCACGCTCCTCGATGCGGAACGCGTCGAGCGGATCGCCTATGCGCGGCTCGCGATCGAAGTCGGCTATCCGGACGAAGCGCGCGTGCGCCGCTGGATCGAGCACGAAGGGCGCGATCTCGTCGACAGCGCGTACGGGATGACGGTCAAGCTCGTGATCCGGCTGCCCGCGACCGCGGTCGATGCGGCGCGCGACACGCTGTTCGATCTGACGCAGGGGCGCGCCGGGTTTCCTTCGGCGGATTGA
- a CDS encoding DUF2894 domain-containing protein, whose product MNDAASRAQATLDAWRERGADRLDPARFRFIDALRRRAAGHAGDARRILDARLSALIDAYADDLRRAESPADAVEGAMSASASTSMPAPAEPARGPLAALLHYIDSQARPNAGGPSSDAGGTANRGRLTLRAEPEMLDYFRETWSKVSTDSQLLASLEQVPKNAGPLNSNSLVHRSLSLMRELSPEYLRQFLSYVDALSWLEQMNQMNGDEAAASDDTARGGGAGAKKNMRKKSR is encoded by the coding sequence GTGAATGACGCCGCGTCGCGCGCGCAGGCGACGCTCGACGCATGGCGCGAGCGCGGCGCCGATCGGCTGGATCCCGCGCGCTTCCGCTTCATCGACGCGCTGCGGCGGCGGGCGGCCGGCCACGCCGGCGACGCGCGCCGGATTCTGGACGCGCGGCTGTCGGCGCTGATCGACGCATACGCCGACGATCTCCGGCGCGCCGAATCGCCCGCCGACGCGGTCGAAGGCGCGATGTCGGCTTCGGCTTCGACGTCGATGCCAGCTCCAGCCGAGCCGGCGCGCGGACCGCTCGCCGCGCTGCTCCACTACATCGACAGCCAGGCGCGGCCGAACGCGGGCGGCCCGTCCTCCGACGCCGGCGGCACGGCGAACCGCGGCCGCCTCACCCTTCGCGCGGAACCGGAAATGCTCGACTACTTCCGGGAAACCTGGTCGAAGGTCAGCACGGACAGCCAACTGCTCGCATCGCTGGAACAAGTGCCGAAGAACGCCGGCCCGCTCAATTCGAACAGCCTCGTGCATCGATCGCTGTCGCTGATGCGCGAGCTGTCCCCCGAATATCTGCGGCAGTTCCTGTCTTATGTCGATGCGTTGTCTTGGCTCGAGCAGATGAATCAGATGAACGGCGACGAGGCCGCGGCGAGCGACGACACGGCGCGCGGCGGAGGCGCCGGCGCGAAGAAGAACATGCGGAAGAAGTCGCGATAG
- a CDS encoding OmpA family protein, with protein MSDEIDGGIEQTAPIWAAFGDLMSVLLGAFVLILVGVIGVQLELSSRLDAEVKQRQMETQRRKTLEQALAGPLAAGRVTLVNGRIGISGSVLFALNSDELQPAGRDLLKSLAGPLAAYLKANREILMVSGFADDQQVRAGNHRFADNWELSAKRALTVTRAFIAEGVPASSVFAAAFGSEQPVSPNSDDEGRAKNRRVEIAPVPRPTAGDGEHRE; from the coding sequence ATGAGCGACGAAATCGACGGCGGCATCGAGCAGACCGCGCCGATCTGGGCCGCATTCGGCGACCTGATGTCGGTGCTGCTGGGCGCGTTCGTGCTGATCCTGGTCGGCGTGATCGGCGTGCAGCTCGAACTCTCGTCGAGGCTCGACGCCGAGGTCAAGCAGCGGCAGATGGAAACGCAGCGCCGCAAGACGCTCGAGCAGGCGCTGGCGGGACCGCTCGCGGCGGGACGCGTGACGCTCGTCAATGGGCGCATCGGCATCAGCGGCAGCGTGCTGTTCGCGCTGAACTCCGACGAGTTGCAGCCCGCGGGCCGCGATCTGCTGAAGAGCCTGGCGGGGCCGCTCGCCGCTTATCTCAAGGCCAATCGCGAAATCCTGATGGTGAGCGGCTTCGCGGACGACCAGCAAGTGCGCGCGGGCAACCACCGCTTCGCGGACAACTGGGAGCTGTCGGCGAAGCGTGCGCTGACGGTGACGCGCGCATTCATCGCCGAAGGCGTGCCGGCGTCGTCGGTGTTTGCGGCCGCGTTCGGCTCCGAGCAGCCGGTGAGCCCGAACTCGGATGACGAAGGACGCGCGAAGAACCGGCGCGTGGAAATCGCGCCGGTCCCGCGGCCGACGGCCGGCGACGGTGAGCACCGTGAATGA